The window ATTTTTTCTCCCAAAACTTATTCACTAGTTAAAAAGTGAGATCTCTGCAATTTTGACCAGTTTGTACACATCTATATCATTTAATTAGAAAAAAGTtatctaagtatttttttttgcttATGTTAAATTTGAATTATCATCTCCTATAGCTTAACGTTCTATCTTTCCGCGTATATATGCCTAGTGAATCGCAGCTAAGACTTAAGATAATTGATATTCAACGTGGTAATAACTTAATTTTTGGCTGTCATTCTAGAACAGCTCTCCCCCTTTgaccattttcctttttttcttttctaagaaAATTTGGAATTTAATCAAACCTTTCATTTCCCCCCCGCCTTTGAAACGTAAACCATAAGTCTAATAAATATCCTAATTATTATTCAAAACATACAAATAAAAAACAGAATATAACAAAAAATCTACTTGGATTTCTGGACCAATTACAAAAGAAAAGATTAGTCACTCAACCAATAGTTTTTCAACATTTGTAAGTAACAATTTCATGCGTAACGGCCCACCGTAATAATACACTACTACTAGTCATCCTCAATTATTATAACAAcacaaagaaaaaaattaaattcattCTACAGTTTTTTCATAAAAAGGAGAGAGAAAGtagataaaaaagaaataaaaagaggaagaaaaaaagaaaaaaaaaagccacTAGTTTCGCCCCTTTTTCAGTGCTTTAACCCAAAAACTCTCATTCACAACTTTATTTTTTCCTTTACCAGCAATTCTccaacttcttcttcatcttctacCTTACAAATTTTCCTTACCATAAAACCAACGTAAAATTCTCTGTACCTTAAAAAGCACAAACCTTTTTTTGCCCTTCTTGTTTTTATACTTATTTTTTTAATGGAATTGATTGAAGCAAGAGCATTAAAATCCAGTTTTCTTTCAGACATGGCCATGAAAACTAGCCAACAAGTTTTTCTTGATGATATATGGTGTGTAGCCGGTATTAATAACGTACCAAGTGATGATTTTTCAGTTGATGACCTTTTGGACTTTTCTGACAAAGATTTCAAAGATGGCCAATCTTTACAAGAATTGCATGAAGATGATGAAAAAGACTCTTTTTCTGGCTCTTCACAACACAGAAATTCtcaagtttcaaacttttcatgCATGGATAGTTTTTCTGGCGAACTTCCTGTTCCGGTAACAATTTATGGCCAAATTTGcaatttttttggtttatttttgtaaattttggatttttatgagaAACCTATTTCAACAGGTTGATGAATTGGAGAATCTTGAGTGGTTATCACAGTTTGTGGATGATTCCACGTCGGAATTTTCCTTGTTGTGTCCTGCCGGCAGTTTCAAGGACAAAACCGGTGGTTTTCAAGTTTCCCGGTCTGAACCGGTTGTTAGACCGGTTGTTCAGAAACTGAAAGTTCCATGTTTTCCTTTACCGGTTGTTCAGAAACCGAGAACCTAGCGGTCCAGACCGGCTGGAAGAAAATGGTCCTTTTCG of the Nicotiana tabacum cultivar K326 chromosome 7, ASM71507v2, whole genome shotgun sequence genome contains:
- the LOC107790935 gene encoding GATA transcription factor 5-like — translated: MELIEARALKSSFLSDMAMKTSQQVFLDDIWCVAGINNVPSDDFSVDDLLDFSDKDFKDGQSLQELHEDDEKDSFSGSSQHRNSQVSNFSCMDSFSGELPVPVDELENLEWLSQFVDDSTSEFSLLCPAGSFKDKTGGFQVSRSEPVVRPVVQKLKVPCFPLPVVQKPRT